A window of Actinomadura viridis genomic DNA:
ACGGCGGCCTTGGTTCCGCCGACGTCGATCGCCAGGACGGAGCTCAAAACCGCGCACCCCCGTCCACGAGCAGCGTCTGGCCGGTGACGTAGGACGCGGCGGGCGAGCACAGGAAGCCGACCGCCGCGGCGACCTCGGCGGCGGTGGCCAGGCGCCCGACCGCGACCCGTTCGGTCACGGCGCGGTCCTCCTCCGCGGTGTAGACGGCCTCCTCCGCGTGCGGGTCGGCCTCGACCGCGCCGGGCGCGACCACGTTGACGGTCACGCCGAAGCGGCCGAGCTCCCACGCGGCCGACGCGGCCCAGGCCGACAGCGCGGCCTTGGCGGCGGCGTAGTCGGGCTGGCCGGGCAGGCCCGCCACGCCCGCCCGGGAACCGATCAGGACGATCCGCCCGAACCGGCGGCGCAGCATGCCCTTGGCCGCCGCCGCGGCCAGCGCGGTGGCGCCCGCGACGTTGAGCTCCCACGCCCGGCGGCCGGTCCCCGGACCGGCGCGCAGGGCGGGGACGCGTTCGGTGCCGCCCGCCGCGCACACCAGCACCTCGGGCGGGGTCTTCTCCCTGC
This region includes:
- a CDS encoding SDR family NAD(P)-dependent oxidoreductase, with product MTRPSGTTEAGTTGAAAAAAAPGPGEAAGPARLAGRTALVTGASGHIGRAVCAELAARGAHVVGTRHGGEKRAALMLDAVAAAGGTGECVPLDVTDHDQATALLARLRREKTPPEVLVCAAGGTERVPALRAGPGTGRRAWELNVAGATALAAAAAKGMLRRRFGRIVLIGSRAGVAGLPGQPDYAAAKAALSAWAASAAWELGRFGVTVNVVAPGAVEADPHAEEAVYTAEEDRAVTERVAVGRLATAAEVAAAVGFLCSPAASYVTGQTLLVDGGARF